The Usitatibacter rugosus genome segment TCCAGGGACGCGCCGCATCCTCGGCATGGCGGAGGACGACGCACGGCCGGTCTACCAGGCCGTGGGCTGCGCCCGCTGCGACAACATCGGCTACCGCGGCCGCGCGGCGCTGATGGAGCTCTTCAAGCTCGACGCCGAAATCGACGAGCTGATCGCGCGCCGGGCCACGGGACGCGAGATCCGCGCGGCGGCCACGGCCAGGGGCTTCCGCACGCTCGCCGACGATGCGATCAGCCGCGTCCTGCAGGGCCACACCAGCCTGGACGAAATCTCGCGCGTGGTCGACCTGACCGACCGCGTGATCTAGGCAAGGACGCTCCGCCGTGGCGCTCTTCGCCTACCGCGCGGTCGACGCCGAAGGCAACCTCTCGTCGGGCAACCTCGACGCGGTCAACTCGGTCGACCTCGAGCTTCGCCTCAAGCGCCTGGGCCTCGACCTCGTCACGTTCGAAGCCGCGAGGAAGAGCGTCGCGGCTCGCACGCGGCGCGTCTCGCGCGAAGAGCTGATCACCTTCTGCTTCCACCTCTCGCAGCTGCTGCGCGCCGGCGTGAACATCCTCGAGGCGCTGACCGATCTCCGCGATTCGCTCGAGAACGCGGGCTTCAAGCAGGTGGTGGCGAGCCTGATCGAGGACATCGAGGGCGGCCAGAAGCTCTCCGAGGCGATGGCCCACCATCCGTACATCTTCGACGGCGTGTTCGTCTCGCTCGTCTCCGCCGGAGAGAAGAGCGGCAACCTCACCGAGGTCCTGGACGAGCTCTCCGAGAACATCAAGTGGCAGGACGAAATGTCGAGCCAGGCGAAGAAGGCGCTCGTCTACCCCGCCATCGTGTTCGTGGTCGTGATCGCCGTGATCTTCGTGCTGATGACCTTCCTCGTTCCGCAGCTCGCCTCGGCCTTCAAGACGCTCTCGCCCAAGCTGCCGAAGGAAACCGAGGCCCTGCTCTTCATCTCCTCGGTGTTCGTGCGC includes the following:
- a CDS encoding type II secretion system F family protein, producing MALFAYRAVDAEGNLSSGNLDAVNSVDLELRLKRLGLDLVTFEAARKSVAARTRRVSREELITFCFHLSQLLRAGVNILEALTDLRDSLENAGFKQVVASLIEDIEGGQKLSEAMAHHPYIFDGVFVSLVSAGEKSGNLTEVLDELSENIKWQDEMSSQAKKALVYPAIVFVVVIAVIFVLMTFLVPQLASAFKTLSPKLPKETEALLFISSVFVRWWYLLLGIPFVAAAAVWIMSRTDDRTRRRIDLVALKIPVLGPIRQKIILARFSTFFAMLYRSGISVLECISICEKIVGNRVMEEGLQRVGRGISEGQGITQAFTATKLFPPLVIRMLRVGESTGGLDSALLNVSYFYNRQVRESIARMQQLLGPATTVVLGVLIGGILYAVFLPIYDVIGNIGKTMR